Below is a genomic region from Phycisphaerae bacterium.
CGCTTCAGTGCGCGATGGGCCAGCGGGAGAAGTTCCGTCTTGGCGTCCCCTCGAAGGGCGATAAAGCCGCGCTCGGCCTGGAGATCGAGCAGGACCTGCCCGATCGACCCTTGGGCGATGTCTTCCGCCCGGGAGGAGAGCGGCAGATCGGCCCCCAGCAGGGCAAGCTGGGACACCTGCGCCAGTGTGAGCGAAACCGGCGCCTTGCTGCGCAACCACTCGCAGTTGGGCGGTTCGGTCTTGTCGGGCGTGAGGCACTCCGGATCGAAGCGCTCCTCGGTGCCGGTTTCGTCGAGGTACTCGACGATCCGGTCTCCGACACGAATGACATCTCCGGGAGAGAGAAGCGTTTCGGCGATGAGCTCGCCGTTGACGTAAGTCTTGTTACGGCTGCCGAGATCGCGAATGCGGAAGCGGCCGTCCCGATCGATTTCGATGGCCACGTGCTCGCGGGAGATCATGTCGTCGTCGAAGATGATCTGGCTGCCCGCGGCGCGGCCGATGACGAAACGCTCGCTGTCGAGCGTGCGCACCTGCAATTGGCCCCCGTCATCCACAAAACGAAGCGTTGGCATGGCTGCAGCTTATCGCCTCCCCTGTCCGCGGCTCAAGCGGTGGAGCATCAAAGCCCCAGTACGTCGACACCCTGCTCGAATACGATGTCCACGGGAATGCCTGCGGCGTTGACCCGGTCGAGATCATCCTGGAGCACATCGGGCATGTTCCCGGCAACTTCCATCCACTTCTTGGCGCCCTCGTAGTCCCCGTCGCCCTGCATTCGCAGGATCTTGGCGGCGAGCGATTCCATGGCACTGCGCATGCGCTCCTGGTCCACCCGGTAGCGACCCGTCTGCTCATCGCGCGAAAACGCTCCGCGCTCGGCGAAGTAGTTGAAGCGAACCATGTTGGCCCGGCCGTGGGCGCTGGCCGCACCGAACCGCACGGAGCGGAAGATTCCCGCCATGAAGGTCACGTAATGGTCCATCAGATTCGAATTCGGCAGTTCGCCCTGCTCATGGAGCCGGGTGATCATGTGCAAGCCCAGGATGTCCGCCTTGCCCTCCTCCAGGGCTGACTGCTGATCTTTGAGTGCCTCGCGCACCGTGCCCTTGCCGTTGATCGTGTTCTTGATCCCCAGTCCGTGAGCCACCTCGTGAAACATCGTGTCCTCGAAGAAGGCATCGAATGTGATGTGCTTCCGCTGGTCCTCGGCAATGAGCAGGTCAGCAATGGGGACCAGAATCTTGTCGAACTTGGCCCGCATGGCGTTCTTCAGTTGCAGGCGGCGCGTGCCCTTGCGAAGCTGCACCTCCTCGTCGTTGGGCAGGTTGATGGCGATGGTCTTGGCCCCGGCGTTGCAATCGCCGGCGTAGTAGACCACGTCATAGGCGTTGAGGTCGGAGTCTGTTCCAGGCGACTCCTGCTTGTACTTGTCCTCGACGGGCAGAGATCGCTGCAAGTCCGGGAGCATGGCCGCGTAACGCGCCAGCCGCTTGCTCCACTCCTTGTCCTTGATGAGCACGTATGATTCGTAGGACGCCTTGTATCCGAACATCCCATCTTCGTAGGTCTCGATCGGGCCGATGACGATGTCCAGCGTATTATCCTTCATGTCCAGCCAGGCGAAATCCGACGCCCGATAGTCGTCGGTCAGCAGGGCGTCGGCTCGAAGAAGCAGGTACTGCCGGAAGCCTTCGTCCTCGGCGATCGCGGCTGCCTGGCTCAATTTGTGGCCCGCGGCGAGAGCGTAGAGCATGAACTGCCGGAAGTAGGGCACGGCCTCCAGTTGCCCCATCTGATCACGGCGGATGATGGTGTAGGGGCTTCGAAAGGACTCTGCCGCCGCCGGGTCAAGCTGGGCGAGGTGTTGCTCGAATTCCTCTTTGGACATGTCCGCCGGATAGAAATTCGCCCCCAACGGCTTCGGCCCGACACCGGGAACGAACGGCTGGTTGTCGTTCAGCCGGTCCCACGGACCGTAGTTGATTTCGGCGAAGCGCCGCAACGCGGGATTATCCAGCGACGACAGCAGTGCCGTCCTGTCTCCGTATGCCTGCCACCAGAACCCCTCATCCATCTGCCGGGCGGCATCGATGAGCAGCGGGAGCATTCGTCTCTGGTTATCGCTGAGTCCGCTCAGGTCGGCCGTGAGGCGCACCGTCGCGTATTTGTCCACCAGCGCCGAAGCGTCATCC
It encodes:
- a CDS encoding Zn-dependent hydrolase codes for the protein MSGKDRSAKTDDASALVDKYATVRLTADLSGLSDNQRRMLPLLIDAARQMDEGFWWQAYGDRTALLSSLDNPALRRFAEINYGPWDRLNDNQPFVPGVGPKPLGANFYPADMSKEEFEQHLAQLDPAAAESFRSPYTIIRRDQMGQLEAVPYFRQFMLYALAAGHKLSQAAAIAEDEGFRQYLLLRADALLTDDYRASDFAWLDMKDNTLDIVIGPIETYEDGMFGYKASYESYVLIKDKEWSKRLARYAAMLPDLQRSLPVEDKYKQESPGTDSDLNAYDVVYYAGDCNAGAKTIAINLPNDEEVQLRKGTRRLQLKNAMRAKFDKILVPIADLLIAEDQRKHITFDAFFEDTMFHEVAHGLGIKNTINGKGTVREALKDQQSALEEGKADILGLHMITRLHEQGELPNSNLMDHYVTFMAGIFRSVRFGAASAHGRANMVRFNYFAERGAFSRDEQTGRYRVDQERMRSAMESLAAKILRMQGDGDYEGAKKWMEVAGNMPDVLQDDLDRVNAAGIPVDIVFEQGVDVLGL